CGAATGGGCAGGTTGGGAAAGAGGCATTACCCATATCGATCTGGTAAGTCCGCGTGTGCGCACTTTAGAAGGCACGCAATTGGCCTGGAGCCCATCAACCAATGGTAAAGCCATTAATGCAGAAGCGATTATTTTGCCAGAAATTACCGATTCGGTATCTTTTCAGAAATGGTTACCCAATGTAAAAGGTAAAATTGTATTGATTTCGATGAACCAGCTTTCTGGCCGACCAGAAAAAAACTGGGAAGAATTTGCCACAAAAGATTTATTCGAAAAATTTAAAAAAGAAAAAGCCGATGCCACTAAAGCATGGACAGCCAGTATAACTAAAACGGGTTTAACCGCAAAAACGCTTCCTGTAGCTATAGAAAATGCAGGTGCAGTAGCAGTAGTGATCAACAATTGGTCGCAGGGTTTTGGCGTAGATAAAATTTTCGGTGCAAATACTAAAAAGATCCCAACCTTAGATTTATCTGTTGAAGATTATGGCCTGGTTTACCGTTTGGCCTTAAATGGAGACAAGCCTAAATTAAGAATCGAGGCAGATGCTAAGAAGTTGGGCGTAGTACCTACTTTTAATACGATCGCAGAAATTAAAGGCACACAGAAACCGAATGAATATGTTATGCTATCGGCACATTTCGATTCGTGGGATGGTGCAAGCGGTGCTACCGATAACGGCTCGGGTACCATTTTAATGATGGAAGCCATGCGCATTTTAAAGAAAATTTATCCTAACCCAAAACGTACCATTTTGGTTGGCCATTGGGGTAGCGAAGAGCAGGGCTTAAACGGCTCCAGGGCTTTTGTAGAAGATCATCCAGAAATTGTAAGCAATCTTCAAGCTTTATTTAATCAGGATAACGGTACTGGCCGCGTGGTTAACATTGGCGGACAGGGTTTTGCCAAATCGAAAGATTACATTACCCGTTGGCTGGCTGCAGTACCAGACACCATTAAAAACCAGATCAAAACCAACTTTCCAGGATCGCCTGGTGCAGGAGGCTCAGATTTTGCTTCATTTGTAGCTGCCGGGGCTTTAGGTTATTCATTAAGTTCTACCAGCTGGGATTATGGCACATATACCTGGCACACCAACCGCGACAGCTACGATAAGTTGGTTTTCGATGAAATCAGAAGCAATGTAATTTTAGCTGCCATCATGGTTTATATGGCATCAGAAGATCCTGAAAAAACTTCAACCGAAAAAGCAACCGATTTACCTGTTAACGAACGTACAGGCAAACCAGCAACCTGGCCTGTTCAGACTAAATCTAATAGAAAAGGTGGTATGTAGATAAAGAATAATTTAAAAGAGCATTTGGAAACAGGTGCTCTTTTTTTGCAATTCTGAATATGCAGTCATTCTTAGTCATCGCCAGCTCGTCATTCCCGTGAAAACGGGAATCCTAAAGCTTATTGCGCTTCATTAAGATTCCCGCCTGCGCGGGAATGACGGCCGATTTTAAAATCTATCAATAGTAGTATTAATTTTTTTTACTCCTCTTTCTTCTGAAATTTATAAAACAGATACCCTAAAAAAGGCAAAATCAATACACTACCTAATAAAAGAGCCAAACCTAAACTATAAATGGTTTTTTCAGGTCCGGCAGTTTCTAAAAGCGAAATCGCATTTCCGCTTTTTAAACGGATGAAATTCGGGAAATGGGCATAGCTTATTGCCAGGAGGATCATCGTCACCTGGAAGCCTGCCAAAATGCGTAAAACCTTGGTTTTTCCTTTAATCAACAGGTACCATAACAACACAAGGGATAAACTGGCCGAAATAATGGCCAATAAACCGACATTACTCTTAAAAACCCATTCAATTAAAGGAATTCCATCACGCTGTGCAGCAATAAATACCATTGCACCAAAAACTACAGCTGCCACATTCATAAATTCGGCCTTTATAATAAACCGGCGTTTATCATGTGCTTCCTTCGTTTCACCTATAAGGTAAATCGCAGCAAGAAAACCACAGAGCGCGACAGTAAATAAGCCTACAGCAACAGAAAACCAGTTTAACCAGCCAGAAATATAGGCCGTATAGAAATCGGTTGCCTGCGTATCGATATGCCCCGAGATTAAACTTCCTGCAATAATGCCGAGAAATAATGCGGTAACAAAACTCGAATACCTGAATATACGGTTATAAAACCACTGCATATCATCTTTAACAGCATCGTAATGGCGAAATACAAAGGCGGTGCCGCGCGCAATAATTCCGATAAGCATAATCGCCAATGGAATATGCAGATAAACAGACATGGTGGTATAAATATGCGGAAAACCTACAAAAAGGATTACAATGGCAATAATTAACCACATATGGTTTGCCTCCCAAACCGGGCCAATGGCATGATACATGGTTTTACGCGTCCTGCTCCTGTTTTTGGTTGAGGTAAAAAGCTCTATAATACCAGCGCCAAAATCGGCCCCACCCAATAAAAAGTAAAGCAGGATAGCCATGCATAAAAATATAATTACAACTTCTTTCATCTGCTCTTATTTATTAGATTCGGGATTATTGTACAATACAGGAACCATTTTAATCTGGCGGTAAAGCAAAAATGTTACGATAATGCTTAAAGAAACGTAAATTGCCGAGAAGATATAAAACGAGTAAGCAATACCAGGCATCGGCGTAACGGCATCTTTAGTGCGCATAACGCCATAAATAATCCACGGTTGCCTACCAACCTCCGTCACTACCCAACCAGCCTCTAAAGCGATGTAACCAAGTGGAATGGCCACAACAAATAATTTCAACAAGCAGCGTTTCTCGGTTAGAGGTTTCTTTTTAAATAGAATAAAGAAATAAGTTAAGGATACTAAAAGTAGCAGCGTGCCAATTCCCACCATAATCTGGAAAGCATAATGGGTTATAGCCACTGGAGGATGTTCGTTTTCAGGAATCTGATCTAAGCCCTTAACTTCAGCATTGAAATCGCCATGAGCCAGGAAACTTAATACCCCTGGTACCTCGATTGCACCTTTCACCGTTTTATCTTTCTCGTTAACAATGCCACCAATCAAAAGTGGTGCAGGCTTTTCTGTTTTATACAACGCTTCCATTGCAGCAAGCTTAGCAGGTTGGCGTATGGCAACATCTTTTGCAGAGAGATCGCCACTTAATGGCTGTAACAAAGCAGCAATGCAGGCAAATACAGCAGCTATTTTAAAAGCTTTTAAATGAAAATATGCATTTCTGTTCCGTAAGATCATTAAAGCATGAACGCCTGCCACAGCAAATCCTGTAGCGGTAAATGCGGCCAGGCACATGTGCAACGCCTGACTAAACCAGGCTTTATTAAACATGGCCTGTATGGGATCGATATTAAGGTATTGCCCGTTTACAAAATCGAAACCCGTCGGGCTGTTCATCCAGGCATTTGCGGCAACTACCAAAATCCCAGAGGCCAAACCACTTACGCCAACTACCATTCCTGTAAACCAATGGAACCATTTATTTAGCTTATTCCAGCCATATAAGAAAAAGCCAAGGGCTATAGCTTCGATAAAAAAAGCTGTTCCTTCAAGAGAAAAAGGCATTCCGAATATCGGTCCGGCATGATCCATAAATTTTGGCCAAAGTAATCCTAATTCGAAAGATAACATGGTACCCGATACCGCACCAGTAGCAAAAAAAATGGCTACACCTTTGCTCCAGGCCTTTGTAAGGTTTTTATACACCTCATCGTTTGTTTTAAGCCATTTATAATGCGATACGGCCATAAAGAAAGGCATAACCATGCCGATACAGGAAAAAATGATGTGGAAGCCTAACGATAAGGCCATTTGGGAACGGGCTGCAATAAAATCATCCATGGGCTGTAGATTTTGAATTGTAACAAATATAGTTGTTAAACACTAAAGCCTACGGTAATTCAATGACGTTGAAAGAATTATTTTAAATATAGAACGTTTATAAATTGAAAAAAGATTTGGTTGTTCGTTGCTACATGAACACCAAATTTCAAGGTTGTCATCCTGAAGGATAATTTATTTTATAAAAATCTACGAATGATAGGGGTGGTAATGAATTATATATTGCGTGTCGTCATTCCCAACTTGATTGGGAATCTTAATGCAATGAGCTTTAAGATTCCCGCCTGCGCGAGAATGACGATCATTCTAGTGGATTCTTTCAATGTATCGGAGTCGAAGGATTGTCCATGGAATTAATTCGTTCAAAAATTTATTAGCAAAAAAATTCCTTTCCCGATAAATTAGGTCATGATAATAATTACCGCTTATAAGATTGCTTCGGCGGCTGAAAAAGCCTTCTCGCAATGACGAAAATCTTCTAAACCCCTTTCAGCTCATCATAAGCAGCAGTTAAACTCCTTTGTATGCCATCTCCCTGCCATTCAGGTGCATTTGGAATTGTAGCTGTTTTTAAGATATCTTCTTTGCTTTTGCCAGCTTTAATTTCTCCGCCAACAAAAGTTAAAAGATTCTGAAGGTAATTTTGAAAAGCTTTAACATCTGCTTTACTTCCTGTTACTTTTTCGGGGTCTAAGCTGTGCCCCCAGATAAACAGGGTATCATTATCAAACTGGGCTAAAATTTTATCCAACGCAGTGATCCAATTGCCAATGTGTGCCCCATTTTCTCTATCAATATAAGGAAATTTACGATTGAAGACTAAATCGCCCACATGGACAATATTGGCATGCTCAAAATGGTAAACGGCATCGCCATTGGTATGGCCAGAACCATAATAATAAGCTTTTATGTTCTCATTCCCTACTTTTGCTGTCCACTTTGTTCCAAAAGTAGCATCGGGTAGTAATTGCTTATCTAAATTATTTGCTTTCTCTGCTGCTCTTTTTTGGTTCACCAGTGAGTTTTGATGTGCCACAACTTTCTCGGCTAAACCTTTAAAGGAGATATTCCCGGAGGTATGGTCGCCATGATGATGCGTATTAATTAGGTATTTGAAAGGTTTTTCACCTAGTTTTTTTAATTCTTCGATCACATGAGGTGCAGTAGCCGGAAATTGAGCATCTACCACTACAAAACCATTGCTAGAATTTAGCCATCCTATTGTACCACCTTGCTCTGTAAATATACCTACATTATTACGCAATGGTTTAAAGTTATAAGCACGTAACAATTCTTGCTGTGCAAAAACATCTGTTTTATAAATTGACAGTAAGGCCATTGCCAATGCCGAATTCTTAATAAAATTTCTTCTTTCCATTTTGGGATTAAGCTAAAAAAACCACAGCAATTGCCGTGGTTTAAATTTAATCATTTTGTTCGTTAATTATATTCTGAGCTATTATATTCCTGAACCTGGTGTCGGTCCCGGCTCGTGCCCAGGCCCCAGTGGATTATTCTTGCGTTTATCATCTTTGTTAAAAAGATTAGTGGTTATTTTCGATGATTTATTTTCATCTAAAGAATCATGATCTCTCACATCTCCTACTTTTTTATCTAGCAAATCGTTCTCAACAACTTTACCTTTTTCCTTATTTGTTTCCATAGCAATTGTAAATTGATGTATTAAAGGAACAAGTGAAAAATAAGATTGTTTTTTCTTAGCTGTTTTGGGAATGGGTTTGGCGATTTAAATTTTCTAGTCTTAGTGTTTCACGAATACCTCTCCATTAATTTTATTCTTTATATTTCCGTAGCAAAAAACTAAAGTCTTAGCGAGACGTTAAGACTAGTAAGATTGATGATAAAAAATTAGTTTAACGGTTGGTGAGTCACCAACCAAGTAATCGGGTTTTTCCGGCAAATAAGATGCAGAAATAAATTCAGCATGACGCAATGCCTAACCTAGAGCAATAAAAAGAAGATACCCGCTGCAAATAATAATCGAAATCAGGCCCTAAATTTATATTTAACGCCCCATCAAACGCAGCATAACATCTTCCAACTGGTGATTTCCCTGTTAACCAAAGCGTTCCTTTACAGCGCGAACAAGTATTGGCCTCTTTAGAAAAGCCGTTAGCATTAATACCATGTTTACCTTTCGCAATTACAGCATTGCTCCGGGAAGGTTTCCTAATTCGTGAATGCAGCCGAAAGAATGAAATCTTCTTTTATGGATTTTATTGAAATGATTTGAAGATTCAAACGAAAATGGATTAAGGATAAACTTGTAAATGTGTTTCCTTTCTTCATTTAATTTTTCTTCCTGTTTCGCGTTCTCTAGATTTTGATTGTTTTGGCTCTTTTCCATGACGATATAGATTGTTGAAAACATGGTTAGTTTTCAGGGTTAACAATTTTAATCAGAATGCCTTTTTAAACTGCACAATACATTAGTAAAAAAAGCTTTTTAAAATTTGCTTAACCTTATACCACGGGGAATTTGATAAGGTTTCGTTCTGGAACTACATTAAAATGGCGTGAATAGCCTTTATCTTGATTAAATATAAGTCTTATTTTTGAATTTTGCAAGAGAATTTTACTGATTTAAATAGTCAGTTGAAGGCACCTCGAAATTGATTGTTTTTTTTGAAATCAGCCACGGTGGCATTTAGGCAAATACAGTCCTGCTCTCCACTTTATCCCGGCGAAGAATCGGGATGCCCATTCCGATCAGGTTTAAGTGGCACAGCCTTTAATACTATTTTGGGCTGCAGCGTGCAGAAGAAATTAGGCATTAAGCTATTTAACCGCTAATAGCTACACTAGCCTCTGTATATAAACCTGGATGGTGTGTAAAGCCCACAGCGTAGCGAGGACTTGAAACGGAAAGCAGGGCTAACCTTAAAATGAAATGCTGTCTTTGCTTTCCAAAAAAAAATAGACTTCAAACTATGCTTTATCGCATAAAAAAAGTCCCGATTCTCACCGGGACTCTCCTATTTGGTTAATGATATTTTAAGCTAAAGCATTTTGCTTTACTACCATTTTAACTTTTTCTATTACATAATCTAATTCTTCCTTTGTAGTGTATTTGCTAAATGAAAAGCGCACGGAAGGGCGATTTGGATCGGCGTTAATACCATTTAACACATGTGAGCCTATATTTGAACCAGAAGAGCATGCGCTGCCACCAGAAGCACAGATACCATTGATATCTAAATTAAATAACAACATGTCGGCCATGTCCATCTCCGGGAACGATACATTCAATACAGTGTACAAACTTTTATCGGCATCGGTTTCGCCATTAAAAGCAATTCCTGGGATTTCGGCAATTAACTGTGCTTTCAAATAATCTTTTAAGCCCTGAATGTATGATTGATGCTGATCCATTTCTGCATAAGCAATTTCTAAGGCTTTAGCTAAGCCCACAATACCATATACATTTTCGGTACCACCACGCATATTGCGTTCCTGCGCTCCACCATAAATCATTGGTGGAATTTTAATGTTGCTATTTACATATAAAAAGCCAACACCTTTAGGTCCATGAAGTTTGTGTGCCGCGCAAACAATAAAATGGGCTTTAAGCTCGCGTACGTTATGCGGGTAATGCCCCATGGTTTGAACGGTATCGGCATGGTAAATGGCATTGTATTTCTCGCAGATATCGCCAACTTTAACCATATCGGTCAGGGTACCCAATTCGTTATTGGCATGCATCAACGAAACGAAAGTACGTTCGTTATTTTGAAGCAGTTCTTCCAAGTGGTTATAATCGATGTTTCCTTTTTCATCAATATTAACGAAACTTAATTTATCGATCTCACCATTTTTAAGCATCGTATTTAAAGTATGCTCAACAGCATGGTGCTCTATTTTTGAAGTAATAGCGTGTTTAATTCCATAGGCTGAAATTCCACAACGGATAGCTGTATTATCGGCCTCGGTACCTCCAGAAGTAAAAAATATTTCTGATGGAGATGCATTTAAGAGGCCAGAAACGGTTTTACGGGCTTTCTCTACAAGCGTTCTCACCTCGCGGCCAAGCGCATGAATGGCAGATGGATTACCGAAATAGTTTTCCATCACGTTTGTCATTTCTGCGATTACTGCCGTATCTAAAGGCGTTGTGGCCGCATTATCTAAATAGACCCTTTTCATTTCTACGAATATTTAAAAGTTAGTATTGCAAAGATGCCTTGCTAAGGGCGGTCTCTGTTTAAATGTTCGGGGTTTAATCGTTTTATTAAACCCCGAACGTGTTATGCTTAATCCTGAAATCCTTTAAGGATTAAAGGTGTAATATTTCTTTAATGTCAGAAATAATTTTGTTCGCCAAATTCTCGGCGATGGTTTCATTTTCTGCCTCACTGTAAATCCTAATGATCGGCTCAGTATTAGAACGACGCAAATGTACCCAAGTTTTATCAAATTCTATCTTCAAACCATCAATTGTACTGTATGGTTGATTTTTATATTTTTCTTCTACCTGTTTTAACAAATTATCAATATCCATTTCTGGCGTAAGGGTAATTTTGTTTTTAGAGATGTGGTATTGAGGGTAACTAGCGCGTAATACTGAGATTGATTTACCAAATTTAGCTAAATGCGTTAAAAACAAGGCAATACCAACTAAGGCATCCCTTCCATAATGCGATTCAGGATAGATAATACCGCCGTTTCCTTCACCACCAATAATGGCATTGGTAGCTTTCATTTTGTTTACCACGTTTACCTCTCCTACTGCCGATGCGTTATATTCAGTACCTGCATTTTCAGTTACATCGCGTAAAGCGCGTGTTGATGAAAGGTTTGAAACTGTATTTCCTGGTGTATTTTTCAATACGTAATCGGCTACTGCTACCAAAGTATACTCTTCACCAAACATGCTACCATCTTCGTTCACAAAACATAAACGGTCAACATCAGGGTCTACTACAATACCTAAGTCGGCATGTTGTTTCTGAACTTCTTTCGATATTTCAGTTAGATTTTCAGGAAGTGGCTCTGGATTGTGCGGAAAATGTCCGTCTGGAGTACAATATAATTCTACCACCTTGCTCACACCCAAAGCTTTTAATAAGGCAGGTATAAAAATACCGCCAGTTGAATTTACACAGTCGATTACTATTTTAAAATCAGCCTTTTTAATTGCCTCAACATCAACCAATGGTAATGCTAAAACTTTATCGATATGCTTTTGAAGGTAAGTATCGTTTTTAATTACTTTACCTAGTTTATCTACATCAGCGAAATCAAAATCAGCACTTTCTGCTAAATCTAAAACTTCTTTTCCGTCAGCATCGCTAATAAATTCTCCACTGGCATTTAATAATTTTAGGGCATTCCACTGTTTTGGGTTATGGCTTGCGGTTAAAATGATTCCGCCTCCTGCTTTTTCATCAGGTACAGCTACTTCTACAGTTGGCGTAGTAGATAACCCCAAATCGATTACCTCAATACCCAGGCCTTGTAGCGTTCCGATAACCAGGTTATTCACCATCTCACCCGAAATACGGGCATCACGTCCTAAAACTATTCTTTTATTGCCTGTTTTTTGCACCACCCAGCTACCGAAGGCAGCTGTAAATTTCACAATATCAAATGGGGTTAAGCCGTCTCCAGCTCTTCCGCCAATGGTTCCTCGTATTCCTGAAATCGATTTTATTAAAGTCACTTTATATAATTTATTTGAGGCTCAAAAATAAGAAAAAAAACAAGATAGCCGTTATTTCAACCTACCTGTGCAAGTTAATTTACATTGTTTTTATAAGATCAATTTTATAGAATTAGGCAAAGCGCCAAAAACAAACGTGTGTTTAATTGAAATGTTCGATTGATTTTTTTTGCTAATATTTTCAGGCTTTAAATAAAGATGATAGGCAAAAACAATAGTGGTGAATTACAAGTTCATTTGCAATGCCATAAAAAAATCAATTCATAATATTCTTGCAACTTTATTGCATAAAAACAAATTCTAACTTTACTAGCGATTGTAAAACCTTATATTTGCATCCTTTTAAGATACAAACGGCTTTTATATGCAGCGCAAGTGGTTTCAATATTGGTTTAATTCGCCATATTATCATATTCTTTATCAACAACGAAATGATGCTGAAGCCGAGTTTTTCATTGATAAGCTCACGCATTTTTTAAATCCTAAAGCCGATGTTAAAATGCTCGATATTGCCTGTGGAAAAGGCCGGCATTCTATTTACCTGAATAAAAAAGGCTTTGATGTTACGGGAATAGATTTATCGGAACAAAGTATAAAGTATGCAAAACAATTCGAAAACAGCAAATTACACTTCCTTGTTCACGACATGCGGAGGCTGTTTTACATCAATTATTTTGATATAGCTTTAAATCTATTTACCAGTTTTGGTTATTTTGATACAGAAAAAGACCATGTAAATGCGCTTAAAACTTTTCGCAAATGCTTAACTGCCGATGGTATTTTGGTGCTTGATTATTTTAACACCGAAAAGATCATCCGTAATTTAAATTCCTGTGAAACGAAATCACTTGATGGAATAACTTTTCACATTACCAAAAATGTTATTGATGGGAAAATTATTAAAAAGATAAATTTCGAAGACAAACAAAAGGTATATAATTTCGAAGAAAGGGTTCAGGCATTTAGTTTTGAAGATTTTCAGCGTATGCTTACCAAGGCCGGGATGGTGATTGAAAAAACTTTTGGCAGCTATGGTTTAGCTGATTTTGATGAAAACAGCTCAGATCGGTTAATTTTAATTTGTAAAAAAGCATGATAGAAAGCATACAGCAATTTGACGTAGAATTGTTTTTGAAAATCCACCGCGGGCTTTCAAACAGTTTTTTTGATTGGCTGATGCCTTTAATGCGTAACCGATTCTTTTGGTCTCCACTTTATCTTTTTATTGTTATTTTTTGCATCAAACAATATAAAAAGCAGGGCTATTACATTATCGGCATGGTGCTGTTCACCTTTGCTATGGGCGATTTAATCGCCTCGAGGGTTGTAAAGCCTTTAGTATCGCGTGTAAGGCCATGTAATGATTTAAGTTTGGCGAACGATATTATTCACCGTGTACCTTGTGGAAGTGGCTTAAGTTTTCCTTCGGCGCATGCTACCAATCATTTTGCCATAGCTGTTTTTTTAATCTGCATTTTTTATAGCAGATGGAAACCTATTTTACCTATTGGTATCTTCTGGGCATTTATTATCAGTTTTGCGCAAATATATGTTGGCGTTCATTACCCCGTTGATGTAACCGTTGGCGCCTTGTTAGGTATAACAATAGGCATTATCTGTTCGATAATATTTAAAAAATTACAACCTGATTTTTAACTTATGGAAATCTGGAAACTCTGTGTACTCTTTTTTTGTGCCTTTTTAGGCGGAACAGCTATCTTTTTGGTTAAAAGTGATAAATCTAAATTACTTAAACTAATTTTGTCTTTCAGTGGAGCCTATTTATTTGCCATTACGGTTTTACATTTGATTCCAGATGCCTACAGCGGGCCCGACAAATGGCAGATTGGCATTTTTATCCTTATTGGTTTCTTATTACAAATTTTCTTAGAACAGTTTTCAGAAGGTGTAGAACATGGTCACATCCATAAACATCACGATGGGCATGTATTTCCTTTCGGGGTTA
The nucleotide sequence above comes from Pedobacter riviphilus. Encoded proteins:
- a CDS encoding M20/M25/M40 family metallo-hydrolase; the protein is MNKKLLFSALWLCTSTCIFAQDKKIIDNIVKEVNENSQLEKLAHELLDVVGPRLVGSPQMKQANDWAVKKYSDWGISAKNEKWGEWAGWERGITHIDLVSPRVRTLEGTQLAWSPSTNGKAINAEAIILPEITDSVSFQKWLPNVKGKIVLISMNQLSGRPEKNWEEFATKDLFEKFKKEKADATKAWTASITKTGLTAKTLPVAIENAGAVAVVINNWSQGFGVDKIFGANTKKIPTLDLSVEDYGLVYRLALNGDKPKLRIEADAKKLGVVPTFNTIAEIKGTQKPNEYVMLSAHFDSWDGASGATDNGSGTILMMEAMRILKKIYPNPKRTILVGHWGSEEQGLNGSRAFVEDHPEIVSNLQALFNQDNGTGRVVNIGGQGFAKSKDYITRWLAAVPDTIKNQIKTNFPGSPGAGGSDFASFVAAGALGYSLSSTSWDYGTYTWHTNRDSYDKLVFDEIRSNVILAAIMVYMASEDPEKTSTEKATDLPVNERTGKPATWPVQTKSNRKGGM
- a CDS encoding cytochrome d ubiquinol oxidase subunit II; translation: MKEVVIIFLCMAILLYFLLGGADFGAGIIELFTSTKNRSRTRKTMYHAIGPVWEANHMWLIIAIVILFVGFPHIYTTMSVYLHIPLAIMLIGIIARGTAFVFRHYDAVKDDMQWFYNRIFRYSSFVTALFLGIIAGSLISGHIDTQATDFYTAYISGWLNWFSVAVGLFTVALCGFLAAIYLIGETKEAHDKRRFIIKAEFMNVAAVVFGAMVFIAAQRDGIPLIEWVFKSNVGLLAIISASLSLVLLWYLLIKGKTKVLRILAGFQVTMILLAISYAHFPNFIRLKSGNAISLLETAGPEKTIYSLGLALLLGSVLILPFLGYLFYKFQKKEE
- a CDS encoding cytochrome ubiquinol oxidase subunit I, producing the protein MDDFIAARSQMALSLGFHIIFSCIGMVMPFFMAVSHYKWLKTNDEVYKNLTKAWSKGVAIFFATGAVSGTMLSFELGLLWPKFMDHAGPIFGMPFSLEGTAFFIEAIALGFFLYGWNKLNKWFHWFTGMVVGVSGLASGILVVAANAWMNSPTGFDFVNGQYLNIDPIQAMFNKAWFSQALHMCLAAFTATGFAVAGVHALMILRNRNAYFHLKAFKIAAVFACIAALLQPLSGDLSAKDVAIRQPAKLAAMEALYKTEKPAPLLIGGIVNEKDKTVKGAIEVPGVLSFLAHGDFNAEVKGLDQIPENEHPPVAITHYAFQIMVGIGTLLLLVSLTYFFILFKKKPLTEKRCLLKLFVVAIPLGYIALEAGWVVTEVGRQPWIIYGVMRTKDAVTPMPGIAYSFYIFSAIYVSLSIIVTFLLYRQIKMVPVLYNNPESNK
- a CDS encoding MBL fold metallo-hydrolase, which gives rise to MERRNFIKNSALAMALLSIYKTDVFAQQELLRAYNFKPLRNNVGIFTEQGGTIGWLNSSNGFVVVDAQFPATAPHVIEELKKLGEKPFKYLINTHHHGDHTSGNISFKGLAEKVVAHQNSLVNQKRAAEKANNLDKQLLPDATFGTKWTAKVGNENIKAYYYGSGHTNGDAVYHFEHANIVHVGDLVFNRKFPYIDRENGAHIGNWITALDKILAQFDNDTLFIWGHSLDPEKVTGSKADVKAFQNYLQNLLTFVGGEIKAGKSKEDILKTATIPNAPEWQGDGIQRSLTAAYDELKGV
- a CDS encoding cysteine desulfurase family protein translates to MKRVYLDNAATTPLDTAVIAEMTNVMENYFGNPSAIHALGREVRTLVEKARKTVSGLLNASPSEIFFTSGGTEADNTAIRCGISAYGIKHAITSKIEHHAVEHTLNTMLKNGEIDKLSFVNIDEKGNIDYNHLEELLQNNERTFVSLMHANNELGTLTDMVKVGDICEKYNAIYHADTVQTMGHYPHNVRELKAHFIVCAAHKLHGPKGVGFLYVNSNIKIPPMIYGGAQERNMRGGTENVYGIVGLAKALEIAYAEMDQHQSYIQGLKDYLKAQLIAEIPGIAFNGETDADKSLYTVLNVSFPEMDMADMLLFNLDINGICASGGSACSSGSNIGSHVLNGINADPNRPSVRFSFSKYTTKEELDYVIEKVKMVVKQNALA
- the glmM gene encoding phosphoglucosamine mutase, which translates into the protein MTLIKSISGIRGTIGGRAGDGLTPFDIVKFTAAFGSWVVQKTGNKRIVLGRDARISGEMVNNLVIGTLQGLGIEVIDLGLSTTPTVEVAVPDEKAGGGIILTASHNPKQWNALKLLNASGEFISDADGKEVLDLAESADFDFADVDKLGKVIKNDTYLQKHIDKVLALPLVDVEAIKKADFKIVIDCVNSTGGIFIPALLKALGVSKVVELYCTPDGHFPHNPEPLPENLTEISKEVQKQHADLGIVVDPDVDRLCFVNEDGSMFGEEYTLVAVADYVLKNTPGNTVSNLSSTRALRDVTENAGTEYNASAVGEVNVVNKMKATNAIIGGEGNGGIIYPESHYGRDALVGIALFLTHLAKFGKSISVLRASYPQYHISKNKITLTPEMDIDNLLKQVEEKYKNQPYSTIDGLKIEFDKTWVHLRRSNTEPIIRIYSEAENETIAENLANKIISDIKEILHL
- a CDS encoding class I SAM-dependent methyltransferase gives rise to the protein MQRKWFQYWFNSPYYHILYQQRNDAEAEFFIDKLTHFLNPKADVKMLDIACGKGRHSIYLNKKGFDVTGIDLSEQSIKYAKQFENSKLHFLVHDMRRLFYINYFDIALNLFTSFGYFDTEKDHVNALKTFRKCLTADGILVLDYFNTEKIIRNLNSCETKSLDGITFHITKNVIDGKIIKKINFEDKQKVYNFEERVQAFSFEDFQRMLTKAGMVIEKTFGSYGLADFDENSSDRLILICKKA
- a CDS encoding phosphatase PAP2 family protein, translating into MIESIQQFDVELFLKIHRGLSNSFFDWLMPLMRNRFFWSPLYLFIVIFCIKQYKKQGYYIIGMVLFTFAMGDLIASRVVKPLVSRVRPCNDLSLANDIIHRVPCGSGLSFPSAHATNHFAIAVFLICIFYSRWKPILPIGIFWAFIISFAQIYVGVHYPVDVTVGALLGITIGIICSIIFKKLQPDF